The segment ACTGCGAGCCAGCGGCGCTGCGGCGTGCGGCCGAAGCGTGCGGGTGTTTCCGGCGGCGGCGGCTCCGCGGCGAGCACGGGATGGTAGAACTTGCGGTCGTCGAGCATCTCGGCCCAGAGCGTGTCATTGACCAAGTCGTGGATGTGCTCGACGAACTGGCCGTAGACAAAGGGCGAGATCGGCGTGCCGGTCTGGCCGGCTTCGATGACTGCGCGGACAGGCGCCGGCTCGGCCGTTGCGGCTGCGTTCAGGGTGGCGGGGAGCGCGGCGACGCTGCAGGCGACGACGGGCAAGAGCAGGGATTTGATCAGAGAACTCATGGGGTGGGTGATCGGGGCCACGCGTCACGGGCGCGCGGAAAAGCCCGGTCGGATCAGGGAAGCTGGAGCTCGACTTTGCCCGGTTGTCCGGCGGCGAGCGTGAACGTCTTCTCAACCTGGCGACCGCCGACGTCGACATGGACGACGTAGTCGCCGAAGAACCCGCGCGTCTTCAGCGTGCCATCGGCTGCGGTGGTGCCGTTGGAGCGCGTGCGCCACTGATCGAGGACGAGCGACTTGTAGACGGCGGCGTTTGGTTTCTCCGACCAGTCGTCGCGATACATCGCCGCGACGGGAATCCAGTGCGACTTCTCCCAGAATCCCCAAAGCTGGATGCCGACGACGGAGGGATGACTGAACGCGAGAATGAAGAAGTCGCGCGTGTAGTCGGCCTGCAGTTCCTCGTCGCTCGTGCGGATGTCGAATTCGGTGAACCGCACAGGCAGCTTGAACGCGTTCCAATAGCGGTCGAGCACGGCCAGGACGTTTTCCGGTGCGTTGGGCCTGCCGCCGATGTGCGCCTGCAGCCCGAGGCCGTCGACCGGGGCGCCGTGTCCGAGCAGGAACCGCGTGGTGTCCTCGAAATGCTGCACGTGCTCGCGGTCGGTCGTCGCGTCGTGGTTGCTAAAATCGTTGAAGTAGAGCGCGATCTTCGGCATCGCGGCGCGGGCCGTCTTGAACCAGTCGACCATGATTTCCGGGCCGAAGAGATCCATCAGATCGTGGTTGGTGTACGGCTCGTTCAGAACATCGAACTCGACGAGCCAGTCACGGGTCGCGGTGCCGATCTCCGTGATGTGTTCCCGGACGAGCGCGGGGATCTCGCTCTGCTGCGGCGTGCCTTTGAGTGCGCGGATGTGCTTGGGCAGGTTGTTCCAACCCGGCCAGACGAGCACGTGTCCACGGGCGGGAATGTTGTGTTCACGCAGCCAGCGCAGTCCGCCCAGCGCCTGCGCCTGGCTGTAGGTGCCATATTCGAACTCGCCAAGCCAGCCGCCCCATTTCAGGTCGTTCTCGGGGCTGGCGGCGTTGAACAGCTCGAGGACTTTTTCGCGATAGATCTTGTTGTCGGGCGTGTCGTTGACGAGCCGGGCGAACGGGATGGCGGTGCCGAATTGAAAGGCGCTGCGGGTTTGCTCGAGCCGAACGGTGGCGTGGGGAATTGGCTTCCCCGCGGCGTCGACGACGCGGACGGCGATGTCGCCCTTGCGAATCTGCTCGATCCGCGCGAGCGCGGCCTTGCGCCAGGCGGCATCGGGCTCGCGACCGGCGTAGGTGAAGCGCGTGCGCGGCAGGTCCTTTAGCGCCACGCTCGTGCCGTAGAAGACGGCCTCGAGCCCGCCGAGTTCGATCACCTGACGCTTGAACCCGAAGCTGAGCGCGACGACAGCTTCGTTGGCGGGGTAGTCGCGAGCGCTGCGGAACGGCAGCAGGTATTCGGTCCATTCGCGCGGCGGGTTGAAGCTCTCGTCAATGGAGCCCATCTCCCGGCGCGTCGCGTGACGCACGCTGACGCTGATCCGCGCCGTGCCGCTTTCGTCGGCTGTTTCCACGGTGCGAGCAAAGAAGCGGATGAACCCGATGTCACCGCGCTTGAGCGCGCGCGAGCTCGGGGCGCGAAGCTGAATCGCGAACGACGGGTTCACGTCGCGCAGGGTCTGGATGCGCCAGGCTTCGGTGAAGCCCGGCGCGGCGGCCGCGGGCACTTTCTGCACGCTCACCGCGTCGACGGCGTTGGGCATGGTCTGGAGCCCAAACGCCGCGAGTCCCGGCGACCCGAGCAGCGGTTCGCCGGCGGGCAAGGAAGTCTGCGCGCTCAAGGGAGCGAGCACGGTGGCGACGAGCGAAACAAACAGCAACAGACGTGAGCTCATGATGAATAAGGTTCGAGAGAGACGGTGCGACTCGGGCTGATGGGGTGGCGGGGCCGGCTATCGGCCGACCTCGGTTTCGAACGGGATGGCGGGAAGACCGGCGCCGTTGAAGAGCGTGGCCTTGGGATTGGATTGCCAGGCGTAGCGGACGGCGACGGGGTTCAACACCTCGGAGGACGAGACCACGACGGTGTCATCCACAATTTTGCCGTGGGCGCGGTGCCACACGCGGTCCTCACCGCAGAGGGCGAACTCCTCCGGCTGTTCGCCTTTGACGATCAGTCCGCCGTCGGTGTGCGTGAACGTGAGGCGCAGCGCGTTGGGCAGCCGCTCCACCGAGGCGAGTCGCGGGCCGGAATACGGCACCTTCTTGCCGTAGTGCTTCGCCAGGGCGATCAGCGCGAGCCGCTCACCGACTTCCTTTTTGTCGACCGGGTGAATGTTGTCCGCGTTGCCGACGTCGATCGCCACGGCCAGCCCCGAGTTCGGCACACTGTGGGCGACGAAATCCTGCGCGCCGCGCAACTCGGCCCAGCCGTCCGTCTCGGGCGGCGTGTCCTTGTGCTGCATGAACGCGGCGAGGCTGACGATGTAGAAGGGGAAATCGCCCTGGCCGAAGCTCCGGCG is part of the Opitutus terrae PB90-1 genome and harbors:
- a CDS encoding endo-1,4-beta-xylanase, with amino-acid sequence MSSRLLLFVSLVATVLAPLSAQTSLPAGEPLLGSPGLAAFGLQTMPNAVDAVSVQKVPAAAAPGFTEAWRIQTLRDVNPSFAIQLRAPSSRALKRGDIGFIRFFARTVETADESGTARISVSVRHATRREMGSIDESFNPPREWTEYLLPFRSARDYPANEAVVALSFGFKRQVIELGGLEAVFYGTSVALKDLPRTRFTYAGREPDAAWRKAALARIEQIRKGDIAVRVVDAAGKPIPHATVRLEQTRSAFQFGTAIPFARLVNDTPDNKIYREKVLELFNAASPENDLKWGGWLGEFEYGTYSQAQALGGLRWLREHNIPARGHVLVWPGWNNLPKHIRALKGTPQQSEIPALVREHITEIGTATRDWLVEFDVLNEPYTNHDLMDLFGPEIMVDWFKTARAAMPKIALYFNDFSNHDATTDREHVQHFEDTTRFLLGHGAPVDGLGLQAHIGGRPNAPENVLAVLDRYWNAFKLPVRFTEFDIRTSDEELQADYTRDFFILAFSHPSVVGIQLWGFWEKSHWIPVAAMYRDDWSEKPNAAVYKSLVLDQWRTRSNGTTAADGTLKTRGFFGDYVVHVDVGGRQVEKTFTLAAGQPGKVELQLP